One Deltaproteobacteria bacterium genomic window, AAAATCCGTCGGCCGAAGATAGTTATCTATGAAAAATACCTTATGCCCCGCATTCCTGACGATTGACATGAGGAATCCGACTCCCAGCGGAGGTCTTTTTTCATCCGTAAAAAATGGGCTTACCCGGGGCGCGGCTGATGTTGTAAAGAGTATATTCATATCATTTGGCCGTTAATTCGATCCAGGCTTGCAGGCGGAAAAAAACAGCCTGTTTTTGAAGATCCGGATCTTCTCAAATCCCACATTATCCAGAAAATCATGTAACTCCCCTTTTGTGCAGATGTGACGATGGAACTCATTCCCTGCACAGAGGGTGTCGGCTTCATCTCTCGTTTCCGGGAAGAAGGAACTACCAACCAATATCCCCCCCGCTTTTAACAGACGATAAGTCTCGTAAATATATAACGGTATTTCCTCCCGGGAAAAATGCTCAATGCTCTCCATTGCTGTTACGACATCGAAGCTACCATCCTTGAAAGGCATGTTTAAAACCGAGGCTCGAACGTAGAAAGTTTTACCGGTATTCCATAACCTTCTCGAAAATGCGACCGAAGTACCGTCTATGTCAACACACGTCACGCAATTGGCGATACCGTCGAGCAGATATCCACCCCATCCAAGCCCGCTGCAGGTCTCGAGAATGTTTTTTCCTTTTCCAAAATACATAGCGAGCCCATACCGCAATAACATTTGCTTGTACCATCCACTGGACTGAAATTTCTCGTTGGAGGGAATATCCCTCTCGCCCACCAGTTCCATATCGACATCGCTTGTCTTTAGCTCGAGAATCTCGGTAACCCTGCTGTTGTGCCGAATGTATTTCCTGTAGATCCTGCGGAGAAAAATCTCCTCATTCGTCGCAGTGTAATCATTTTTGTGAGCTGCTGAGAACTTCTTCGTGCATGCCCGGGAGAAATCTTTTAAATATTTGAACAATGAGAACTCCACTCCGTTAATCAATCTCAGTTATGTCATAGGTCACGGCAAGAAAGTTTCTTCCTGTCGCGTAATCAACACCCTTGAATTCTACGGGGATTCTCCACCAGAAGAGAAGTTCGCCACGACCTTTGGACCAGAGTGCAACACTGACATTCCCGTTTGTATCGTTTATGCGAATATCTCTTATGACAATCTCTAACCGGTGGTTTCCTTTTTTAAGATCGATGAGTTTATCGTAGGCCCT contains:
- a CDS encoding methyltransferase domain-containing protein translates to MFKYLKDFSRACTKKFSAAHKNDYTATNEEIFLRRIYRKYIRHNSRVTEILELKTSDVDMELVGERDIPSNEKFQSSGWYKQMLLRYGLAMYFGKGKNILETCSGLGWGGYLLDGIANCVTCVDIDGTSVAFSRRLWNTGKTFYVRASVLNMPFKDGSFDVVTAMESIEHFSREEIPLYIYETYRLLKAGGILVGSSFFPETRDEADTLCAGNEFHRHICTKGELHDFLDNVGFEKIRIFKNRLFFSACKPGSN